One Nocardia iowensis DNA window includes the following coding sequences:
- a CDS encoding glycosyltransferase: MKVAIPLTGTRGDVQPAVALGLELRRRGHDVLLGAPPNLVDFATRTGLAAVTCGPDVQQLYSSDEGQKALAAGSSFRLMQLVGKQMADYAEQMNREVIGVCEGADVIVSTMLTEDRAASVAEAMHVPLVSLHGFPCRKNSAYPFPGALPATWRPPAAVNRATWLLAENLRRVVFMRYLNQLRHELGLPRSAASPAAVLERRGVPEVQIYDPALVPGLAEEWGERRPLVGFLPLERTAREALGELAADHGEVIAWIGEGEPPVYFGFGSMPIRDTHAVLAMVEEVCGRLGIRGLVSAGWSDLAAADAETSSRIKVVGPVAHDIVFPVCAAAVHHGGIGTTFESLRAGLPTMVCSVSFDQPMWGGQVERLGVGAHLDFRKLNSDRLAAGVRTLLDQGTAQRAKNLAGELQSHSDATTRTADIVEAAAG, encoded by the coding sequence ATGAAAGTGGCGATTCCGCTGACGGGCACCCGTGGCGACGTGCAACCCGCGGTGGCGCTCGGACTGGAGCTGCGCAGGCGCGGCCACGACGTGCTCCTCGGCGCGCCGCCCAACCTGGTCGACTTCGCCACCCGCACCGGTCTCGCCGCCGTCACCTGCGGCCCGGACGTGCAGCAGCTCTACTCCTCCGATGAAGGCCAGAAGGCACTTGCCGCGGGCAGCAGCTTCCGGCTGATGCAGCTGGTCGGCAAGCAGATGGCCGACTACGCCGAGCAGATGAACCGCGAGGTGATCGGCGTCTGCGAGGGCGCGGACGTCATCGTGTCGACGATGCTCACCGAGGACCGGGCCGCGTCGGTCGCCGAGGCGATGCACGTGCCGCTGGTGTCGCTGCACGGATTCCCGTGCCGCAAGAACTCCGCGTATCCGTTCCCCGGCGCGCTGCCCGCGACCTGGCGCCCGCCCGCCGCGGTGAACCGGGCCACCTGGCTGCTCGCCGAGAATCTGCGCCGCGTCGTCTTCATGCGGTACCTCAACCAGCTCCGGCACGAACTCGGCTTGCCGCGCTCGGCCGCCAGCCCGGCCGCCGTCCTCGAACGCCGAGGCGTGCCCGAGGTGCAGATCTACGACCCCGCCCTGGTGCCCGGCCTGGCCGAGGAATGGGGCGAGCGCAGGCCGCTCGTCGGCTTCCTGCCGCTGGAACGGACCGCGCGAGAGGCGCTGGGCGAGTTGGCCGCCGACCACGGCGAGGTCATCGCCTGGATCGGCGAGGGCGAGCCGCCGGTGTATTTCGGCTTCGGCAGTATGCCCATCCGGGACACCCACGCGGTGCTCGCGATGGTCGAGGAGGTGTGCGGCCGCCTCGGCATCCGCGGCTTGGTGAGTGCGGGCTGGAGTGATCTGGCCGCCGCCGACGCGGAGACCAGCTCGCGGATCAAAGTTGTCGGTCCGGTGGCCCACGACATCGTGTTCCCGGTCTGCGCCGCCGCGGTCCACCACGGCGGTATCGGCACCACCTTCGAGAGCTTGCGCGCCGGACTGCCGACGATGGTGTGTTCGGTGTCGTTCGATCAGCCGATGTGGGGCGGCCAGGTCGAGCGCCTCGGCGTCGGGGCGCACCTGGACTTCCGCAAGCTCAACAGCGACCGGCTGGCGGCCGGGGTGCGGACGCTGCTCGACCAGGGGACCGCGCAACGCGCGAAAAACCTTGCCGGAGAGCTGCAATCGCACTCTGACGCGACGACCCGGACGGCCGACATCGTCGAGGCGGCGGCGGGATGA
- a CDS encoding ABC transporter permease: MSRPATAFTDSAVMFRRAVRHTVRSRDTLLISLLLPVLIMLLFVYVFGGAIQVDGPYIDYVIPGIILLCTGFGASITATAVATDLRTGAVDRFRTLPIFRQALLAGHVGEGVVRNMIAVAIVLVVGVILGFRSSAGFFAWLAAGAVIVLFVHAITWLAVALGLLAQNPEAAGGFTYAIMFIPYISSAFVPTDSMPSWLRGFAEHQPATPVIDTLRSLLVGAESRNSAGLAVAWSVGLAVVGYVCAAGLFARRTRA; the protein is encoded by the coding sequence ATGAGCCGACCGGCAACGGCTTTCACTGATTCCGCTGTCATGTTCCGGCGTGCGGTGCGGCACACGGTGCGCAGCCGGGACACGCTGTTGATCTCGTTGTTGCTGCCGGTGCTGATCATGTTGCTGTTCGTATATGTGTTCGGTGGTGCGATCCAGGTCGACGGCCCGTACATCGACTACGTGATTCCGGGAATCATCTTGTTGTGCACCGGGTTCGGGGCGTCCATCACCGCCACGGCAGTGGCCACGGATTTGCGCACCGGTGCAGTGGACCGGTTTCGCACGTTGCCGATCTTCCGGCAAGCACTGCTGGCCGGGCACGTGGGAGAAGGGGTTGTGCGCAACATGATCGCTGTGGCCATCGTGCTGGTGGTCGGCGTGATCCTGGGATTCCGTTCGAGCGCAGGTTTTTTCGCGTGGCTGGCCGCTGGTGCGGTGATCGTGTTGTTCGTGCACGCGATTACCTGGCTGGCGGTCGCGTTGGGGCTGTTGGCGCAAAATCCGGAAGCGGCAGGGGGATTCACCTACGCGATCATGTTCATCCCGTATATCAGCAGTGCGTTCGTGCCGACCGACAGCATGCCGTCCTGGCTGCGCGGTTTCGCGGAGCATCAGCCCGCGACGCCGGTGATCGATACGCTCCGCAGTCTGCTCGTCGGCGCCGAATCGCGGAACAGCGCGGGGCTCGCGGTGGCGTGGTCGGTCGGCCTCGCCGTCGTCGGATACGTCTGTGCCGCAGGGCTCTTCGCTCGCCGGACGCGCGCTTGA
- a CDS encoding ferritin-like domain-containing protein has protein sequence MAMDFDDMLAKIKDRQWALADIDWDAPGAERITPELHAKLKPFMADLMWIENVGARGFAAMAKKAPTETLREIYRYFHAEEQKHANAELALMRRWGMLDGDEIPQPNVNVKLVIDFLDKYSDQMSLSFLGTVIPMLEVALDGALIKFIMDEIDDPICQEAFKKINSDESRHLAVDFAVMDLLGHATARKLLIDLVGGWTKPSLIIGVLSYVPLLNKMRDNIVEMGVDEEKLYSALKRYANVGERSEFARRLPMYQLVKMHGGWVIDRGNPYHLVADALVKITARVPKALLRKDPTWVKEVTYEPAA, from the coding sequence ATCGCGATGGACTTCGACGACATGCTCGCTAAAATCAAAGACCGCCAGTGGGCGCTGGCCGACATCGATTGGGACGCACCGGGTGCCGAGCGGATCACGCCCGAACTGCACGCCAAGCTCAAGCCGTTCATGGCCGATCTGATGTGGATCGAGAACGTCGGCGCGCGCGGCTTCGCCGCCATGGCGAAGAAGGCGCCCACCGAGACGCTGCGCGAGATCTACCGCTACTTCCACGCCGAGGAGCAGAAGCACGCCAATGCCGAACTGGCACTGATGCGGCGCTGGGGCATGCTCGACGGCGACGAGATCCCGCAGCCGAACGTGAACGTCAAGCTGGTAATCGACTTCCTGGACAAGTACTCCGACCAGATGTCGCTGTCGTTCCTCGGCACCGTGATCCCGATGCTCGAGGTCGCGCTGGACGGCGCGCTGATCAAGTTCATCATGGACGAGATCGACGACCCCATCTGCCAGGAAGCGTTCAAGAAGATCAATAGCGACGAATCCCGGCATCTCGCCGTCGATTTCGCGGTGATGGATCTGCTCGGGCACGCGACGGCCCGCAAGCTGCTGATCGACTTGGTCGGCGGGTGGACCAAACCGTCGCTGATCATCGGCGTACTGAGCTACGTGCCGCTGCTGAACAAGATGCGCGACAACATCGTCGAGATGGGCGTGGACGAGGAGAAGCTGTACTCCGCGCTCAAGCGCTACGCCAATGTCGGTGAGCGCAGCGAATTCGCCCGCAGGCTGCCGATGTATCAGCTCGTGAAGATGCACGGCGGCTGGGTGATCGACCGCGGCAACCCCTATCACCTCGTCGCCGACGCACTGGTGAAGATCACCGCCAGGGTGCCGAAGGCACTGCTGCGCAAGGACCCGACCTGGGTCAAGGAAGTCACCTACGAGCCGGCGGCGTGA
- a CDS encoding cytochrome P450, producing MHVALFTDFHPATLGGIQTSVHAQRRGLERLGHRVTVFTAPTPESTEPDPNVVALSALGGVVVNGFAMVLPTPANTRLIDAAFAERGPIDVVHTQTTYGVAIAGLRAARRHSIPVVHTVHSRDDVFIANTSPVPYLSALTMRALHGRFVSHRGHMPRNNESRAARHAWRTMVAQAQAADRVIVPTRHFAERILAHGLDRPTQVISNGIDDDLLDNAQASAPPESSPIRSGPLRVLWCARLSGEKRLLEAIEAVRLVENCTFDVYGTGDLWDRARAMIDAAGLGERVRLHGAVSQADCLAAMAAHDVLLFPSSGFDTQGMALLEAVAMRLPVVYCDPDLAETVPDGGGVCTPNPSVAAIAETLRELADDPEQLAPMRKILTERADAARQSRLTEAILSIYTDLVGGAEPAMPHPVPNVPTAPGRLPLLGHSVVALRDGLKFVTSLAEVGPIVRIYLGPRPAYVLTTPELIREVSFGEAGEFHREELRDAIQEVIRGASNVLSGKPHELRRRMIAPALRQRRLNEYAVVAADLANAWSNSLRPGQQLNLVDEAHRLVLDTISSTLFTADFGADAKREVQQNIPWLLGQVIQRAALPPPVRRLRLIANRRFTTKSRRLRAEIGAVVAEYRRADRDFHDVLSALVQHSDPETGTRLSDEEIIDELLLMLAAGVGSTASILGWVWHEIMRNPDIADELHRELADFVGAAPVTPDHVARLPYLRLVVLETLRFWGPWVSTHTADGPVTLGGTTLPDGAMVVFSPYMIHHNPHYYPNPESFDPDRWFPGRVEEIDKKAILPFGVGIRHCPGNNFALMTITLATAALFARWRPVADPDYQVKPSNRDFVASPSRLPVVLHAR from the coding sequence ATGCACGTCGCGCTGTTCACGGACTTCCATCCCGCCACCCTCGGCGGGATCCAGACCTCGGTACATGCCCAGCGTCGTGGGCTCGAACGGCTCGGCCACCGCGTCACCGTGTTCACCGCGCCCACGCCGGAATCTACCGAACCGGACCCGAACGTGGTGGCCCTTTCCGCGCTCGGGGGCGTCGTGGTGAACGGTTTCGCCATGGTGCTGCCGACACCGGCGAACACCCGGTTGATCGACGCGGCCTTCGCCGAGCGCGGTCCGATCGACGTCGTGCACACCCAGACCACCTACGGTGTCGCCATCGCCGGACTCCGTGCCGCCCGCCGCCACAGCATCCCCGTGGTGCACACCGTGCACAGCCGCGACGACGTCTTCATCGCCAACACCTCACCCGTTCCGTACCTCTCCGCGCTCACCATGCGCGCCCTGCACGGCCGTTTCGTCTCCCATCGCGGACATATGCCGCGCAACAACGAGTCCCGCGCGGCCCGGCACGCCTGGCGCACCATGGTCGCCCAGGCGCAGGCCGCCGACCGGGTGATCGTACCGACCCGGCACTTCGCCGAACGCATTCTGGCGCATGGGCTGGACCGGCCGACGCAGGTGATCTCCAACGGCATCGACGACGATCTCCTGGACAATGCGCAGGCCTCGGCGCCGCCCGAATCCAGCCCGATCCGAAGCGGCCCGCTGCGAGTTCTCTGGTGCGCCAGGCTATCCGGTGAGAAGCGGCTGCTCGAGGCCATCGAAGCGGTGCGGCTGGTCGAGAACTGCACGTTCGACGTCTACGGCACCGGCGATCTGTGGGACCGGGCACGGGCGATGATCGACGCGGCCGGGCTGGGCGAGCGGGTACGGCTGCACGGCGCGGTGAGTCAGGCGGATTGCCTGGCCGCCATGGCGGCGCACGATGTATTGCTTTTCCCCTCCTCGGGTTTCGATACCCAGGGCATGGCACTGCTGGAGGCGGTGGCGATGCGGCTGCCGGTCGTCTACTGCGATCCGGACCTGGCGGAGACGGTGCCGGACGGCGGTGGCGTGTGTACGCCGAATCCTTCGGTGGCCGCGATCGCCGAGACGTTGCGCGAACTCGCCGATGACCCGGAACAATTGGCGCCGATGCGCAAGATCCTCACCGAGCGCGCCGATGCCGCCCGGCAGTCACGCCTCACCGAAGCGATCCTCTCGATCTACACCGACTTGGTCGGAGGTGCCGAACCCGCTATGCCGCATCCTGTTCCGAATGTCCCCACCGCTCCCGGACGCCTGCCCCTGCTCGGCCACAGCGTGGTGGCGCTGCGTGACGGCCTGAAGTTCGTGACGTCGCTGGCCGAGGTCGGCCCGATCGTCCGGATCTATCTCGGGCCGCGACCGGCCTACGTACTCACCACACCGGAGCTCATCCGCGAGGTGAGCTTCGGCGAGGCAGGCGAATTCCATCGCGAGGAGTTGCGCGACGCCATCCAGGAGGTCATTCGCGGCGCGTCCAACGTGCTCAGCGGCAAACCGCACGAGCTGCGCCGCCGAATGATCGCGCCCGCGCTGCGCCAGCGCCGGTTGAACGAATACGCCGTGGTGGCCGCCGATCTCGCGAACGCGTGGTCGAATTCGCTACGCCCGGGCCAGCAGTTGAACCTGGTGGACGAGGCACACCGGCTCGTCCTCGACACCATCTCCTCGACCTTGTTCACCGCCGACTTCGGCGCGGACGCGAAACGTGAAGTCCAGCAGAACATCCCGTGGCTACTCGGCCAGGTGATCCAGCGCGCCGCGCTGCCGCCGCCGGTGCGCCGCCTGCGGTTGATCGCCAATCGGCGGTTCACCACCAAGTCCCGTCGGCTGCGGGCCGAGATCGGGGCCGTGGTGGCCGAATATCGCCGTGCCGACCGGGATTTCCACGATGTGCTCTCCGCGCTGGTCCAGCACAGCGACCCGGAGACCGGCACCCGCCTCTCCGATGAGGAGATCATCGATGAGCTGCTGCTGATGCTGGCCGCCGGAGTCGGCTCGACCGCGTCCATCCTCGGCTGGGTATGGCACGAGATCATGCGCAATCCGGATATCGCCGACGAATTACACCGGGAGCTGGCCGATTTCGTCGGGGCTGCACCGGTCACGCCCGACCATGTCGCGCGGCTGCCGTATCTGCGACTGGTCGTGCTGGAAACACTGCGTTTCTGGGGGCCGTGGGTCAGCACGCACACCGCCGACGGCCCGGTGACCTTGGGCGGCACCACGCTGCCCGACGGCGCCATGGTCGTTTTCAGTCCGTACATGATTCACCACAATCCGCACTACTACCCCAACCCGGAATCCTTCGATCCCGATCGCTGGTTCCCCGGCCGAGTCGAGGAGATCGACAAGAAAGCCATTTTGCCGTTCGGGGTCGGCATCCGGCACTGTCCGGGCAACAACTTCGCGCTGATGACCATCACCCTCGCCACCGCGGCCCTGTTCGCCCGCTGGCGGCCGGTCGCCGATCCTGACTATCAGGTGAAGCCGTCGAACCGCGATTTCGTCGCTTCCCCGTCCCGGCTTCCGGTGGTCCTGCATGCCAGATGA
- a CDS encoding SDR family NAD(P)-dependent oxidoreductase, translating into MFGLEKLLPLGNRPRRSYGARAVVTGAGSGIGRAFALELADRGGQVICADIDETRADETVALIERKHPGKAHAFRCDVARREDVEVLASFAESLFERPVSLVINNAGVGIGGKRVGQVGFEDWEWALGINLWGVVHGCEVFTPQLRAARRGGIINVASAAGFAAAPSMAVYNVSKAAVMSLSETMAAELSGTGVAVTVLCPTFVKTNVARDGRITQQSARLADTLMRWTGFTPEHVARNTLDAHDRGQLYVLPQLDAHVVWRLKRYFPAQYTYVLGLLDRVLPQDNSPATDRTSVTDKTGV; encoded by the coding sequence ATGTTCGGACTGGAAAAGCTGCTGCCGCTCGGCAATCGGCCACGGCGCAGCTATGGCGCGCGGGCCGTGGTGACCGGCGCGGGCAGCGGCATCGGCCGGGCCTTCGCGCTCGAGCTCGCCGATCGCGGCGGTCAGGTGATCTGCGCCGATATCGATGAGACACGCGCCGACGAGACCGTCGCGCTGATCGAACGCAAGCATCCCGGCAAGGCGCACGCGTTCCGCTGCGATGTCGCCCGCCGCGAGGACGTGGAAGTCCTTGCCAGCTTTGCCGAATCGCTGTTCGAACGCCCGGTCAGCCTGGTGATCAACAACGCTGGCGTCGGCATCGGCGGAAAACGGGTCGGCCAGGTCGGTTTCGAGGACTGGGAGTGGGCGCTCGGCATCAATCTGTGGGGCGTGGTGCACGGGTGCGAGGTGTTCACTCCGCAACTGCGTGCCGCACGACGCGGCGGAATCATCAATGTCGCCTCCGCCGCCGGATTCGCCGCCGCCCCGTCGATGGCGGTGTACAACGTCTCCAAGGCGGCCGTGATGTCATTGTCGGAGACGATGGCGGCCGAACTGAGTGGCACCGGTGTCGCGGTCACCGTGCTGTGCCCCACCTTCGTGAAAACCAATGTGGCACGGGACGGCCGGATCACCCAGCAGTCCGCGCGGCTGGCCGACACCCTCATGCGGTGGACCGGTTTCACGCCGGAACACGTCGCCCGCAACACACTCGACGCACATGACCGCGGGCAGCTGTATGTGCTGCCGCAGCTGGACGCCCACGTCGTCTGGCGGCTCAAGCGCTATTTCCCCGCCCAGTACACCTATGTCCTCGGCCTCCTGGATCGGGTTCTGCCCCAGGACAACTCCCCCGCCACCGACCGCACGTCGGTCACCGACAAGACAGGAGTCTGA
- a CDS encoding TetR/AcrR family transcriptional regulator translates to MPTGVAMRDVREQLFDAAERILLQDGPSALTSRAVTAAAGCAKGVLHRHFADFDAFLAELVLDRIARVDQQAAALRESAGTGTVVGNLTAALTTVFGSVAVAIISLVTFRDELRARLRQARPTGVPLLAEATAMIASYLVAEQAQGRIAADADVDVLAPTLIGAGHLLFADRKGTPPEAEAVGKVVTAVIAGALTG, encoded by the coding sequence GTGCCAACAGGTGTGGCGATGCGCGATGTGCGCGAGCAGTTGTTCGATGCTGCCGAGCGCATTCTGTTGCAGGACGGGCCGAGTGCGCTGACCAGCCGGGCGGTCACCGCGGCGGCGGGCTGTGCCAAGGGGGTGCTGCACCGGCACTTCGCCGACTTCGACGCCTTCCTGGCCGAGCTCGTGCTGGACCGCATCGCGCGGGTCGACCAGCAGGCGGCTGCTCTGCGCGAGTCCGCCGGGACCGGCACTGTCGTGGGCAACCTCACCGCTGCGCTGACTACCGTGTTCGGATCGGTGGCCGTGGCCATCATCAGCCTCGTCACGTTCCGGGATGAGTTGCGCGCCAGGCTCCGTCAGGCCAGGCCGACCGGTGTTCCGCTGTTGGCCGAAGCGACAGCGATGATCGCCTCCTACCTCGTCGCCGAGCAAGCACAGGGGCGTATCGCGGCGGACGCCGACGTAGATGTGCTCGCTCCCACGCTGATCGGGGCGGGACATCTACTGTTCGCCGATCGGAAAGGCACACCACCGGAGGCCGAAGCCGTCGGCAAGGTCGTCACCGCAGTCATCGCCGGGGCGTTGACGGGTTAA
- a CDS encoding methyltransferase, with translation MASREPRMPPQAVIRAVELVRNGLALAYRKLVPGHVATMELLAAGWLSQAIHAAAELGVADALADGPRSGAELAAQIGADEQALHRLLRLLISHGIFTERRDGRYALTSMARALRRDADVSLRDAALFFGSPIHRDNWSHLVDAVRTGKPVGEALHGMSFFDQVRADRKLGTLFDNAMTSIGSLGLEPVLAAYDFTRFGTVVDVGGGDGTLLAEILRRAPRSRGVLLELPGVVESATTRLADLGLIDRCTIERGSFFDSVPQGGDAYLLKHVLHDWPEDDAGRILAAVRAAMKPDARLLIIELVVPENTRPHPGKFVDLEMLINTGGRERTAAEYRKLLARFGFTLTNVIPTASPDNVLEARPA, from the coding sequence ATGGCTTCCCGCGAACCGAGAATGCCGCCGCAGGCAGTGATCCGCGCGGTAGAGCTGGTGCGCAACGGTTTGGCGCTCGCCTATCGCAAGCTGGTGCCGGGGCATGTCGCGACTATGGAGCTGCTCGCCGCCGGTTGGCTGTCGCAGGCGATCCACGCCGCCGCCGAACTCGGTGTCGCCGACGCCCTCGCCGACGGGCCGCGAAGCGGCGCCGAACTGGCAGCGCAGATAGGGGCCGACGAGCAGGCGCTGCATCGGCTGCTCCGGCTGCTGATCAGTCACGGCATCTTCACCGAGCGCCGGGACGGCAGGTACGCGCTCACTTCGATGGCGCGAGCGCTGCGACGCGACGCCGACGTCTCGCTACGCGATGCCGCCCTGTTCTTCGGCTCCCCGATCCACCGGGACAACTGGTCGCATCTCGTCGACGCGGTGCGCACCGGCAAGCCGGTGGGCGAAGCGCTGCACGGCATGTCGTTCTTCGACCAGGTGCGGGCCGACCGGAAACTCGGCACGCTGTTCGACAACGCGATGACCAGCATCGGCAGCCTCGGGCTGGAACCCGTGCTCGCGGCCTACGACTTCACTCGCTTCGGCACCGTGGTCGATGTGGGCGGGGGCGACGGCACGCTGCTCGCCGAAATCCTGCGCCGCGCACCACGTTCCCGGGGCGTGCTGTTGGAGCTACCAGGGGTGGTCGAGTCGGCGACGACTCGCCTGGCCGATCTGGGACTGATCGACCGCTGCACGATCGAACGCGGATCCTTCTTCGACTCCGTCCCCCAGGGCGGCGACGCCTATCTCCTCAAACACGTCCTGCACGACTGGCCGGAAGACGACGCGGGCCGAATCCTGGCCGCCGTCCGCGCCGCGATGAAACCCGATGCCCGCCTGCTGATCATCGAACTGGTCGTCCCGGAGAACACTCGCCCGCATCCAGGCAAGTTCGTCGACCTGGAAATGCTCATCAATACCGGCGGCCGCGAACGCACCGCGGCCGAGTACCGAAAGTTACTGGCACGCTTCGGATTCACCCTGACCAACGTGATACCGACCGCCTCCCCGGACAACGTTCTCGAGGCCAGACCTGCTTAA
- a CDS encoding MerR family transcriptional regulator, which produces MTVLFGRRQPGSVVGEEVESMEYRIDDLARAAGTTTRNVRAYQERGLLPPPIGKDGRASIYDNSHLERLRLIDALLQRGFTTSHIGDFITSWETGKDLTEVLGLQHAVTASWAKDETFEVPRELIGTILGAEADELVDRLREMNLVRLEGDTVVFTETQLLTSFAELHEYGLELRTLIEIYAKVADRIDDITHIMITAAKQHIVDEHGPGWLPHTSTEIADTTTMLSKMRELAVASVHSTLARSLDVTLRRELGDYLATAAERERARADSGQETDS; this is translated from the coding sequence ATGACCGTACTGTTCGGTCGCCGGCAACCCGGCTCCGTGGTGGGCGAGGAGGTGGAATCGATGGAATACCGGATCGATGACCTCGCGCGCGCCGCGGGCACCACCACCCGCAATGTGCGGGCCTACCAGGAGCGCGGACTGCTACCCCCGCCCATCGGCAAGGACGGCCGGGCCAGCATCTACGACAATTCGCACCTGGAGCGGCTGCGGCTGATCGACGCGCTGTTGCAGCGCGGGTTCACCACCTCGCACATCGGCGACTTCATCACCAGTTGGGAAACCGGCAAGGACCTCACCGAGGTGCTCGGCCTGCAGCACGCGGTGACGGCATCCTGGGCCAAGGACGAAACGTTCGAGGTGCCGCGCGAGCTGATCGGCACCATCCTCGGCGCCGAGGCCGACGAACTGGTGGACCGGCTGCGCGAGATGAACCTGGTCCGGCTGGAAGGTGACACCGTGGTGTTCACCGAGACCCAGCTGCTCACCTCGTTCGCCGAGTTGCACGAGTACGGCCTCGAACTGCGCACGCTCATCGAGATCTACGCCAAGGTGGCCGACCGGATCGATGACATCACCCACATCATGATCACGGCGGCCAAACAGCACATCGTCGACGAGCACGGCCCCGGCTGGCTGCCCCACACCAGCACCGAAATCGCGGACACCACAACGATGTTGAGCAAGATGCGCGAGCTGGCGGTCGCCTCGGTGCACTCCACCCTCGCCCGCTCGCTGGATGTCACGCTGCGCCGCGAACTCGGCGACTACCTCGCCACCGCCGCCGAACGCGAACGCGCCAGGGCGGATTCCGGCCAGGAGACCGACTCCTAG
- a CDS encoding flavin-containing monooxygenase → MSDKTLDVAVIGGGFAGIGTAIRLKQKGIDGFAIFERGDAIGGTWRDNTYPGAACDIPSRLYSYSFAPNPNWSHTYSGSNEILGYIQTMAAEFGLGPHFRFGHNVTGIVFDEAAGLWDITIEGHAGTVRARTVVLASGPLANVSFPNIRGIEDYAGHKIHSARWDHDYDFTGKKVAVVGTGASAVQIIPELVDKAASVKVFQRTPGWVLPRVNRRTNPVTKELYRRVPAAEQLARQAWFYGHESVAIGVVWNTPLTRVVELVGRAQLRRQVKDPWLRRQLTPDFRAGCKRLLMTDDYYPALQRDNCKLITWPIARLSEHGIRTAEGVEHQADCIVFATGFDVSKTGTPIPVVGRDGRVLADEWSRGAYAFKSVAVSGYPNMFLTFGPNSGPGHNSALVYMEAQIDYLVSAIGTILEQDLRVLDVKKDRQDRYNAGMQRRLTSTTWNSGCRSWYLTEDGFNATMYPGFATQYVNQLRTVDLADYTIVPSDATVRKPRIAAVS, encoded by the coding sequence ATGAGCGACAAGACACTCGACGTCGCCGTCATCGGCGGCGGCTTCGCGGGCATCGGCACCGCGATTCGCCTGAAACAAAAGGGTATCGACGGTTTCGCCATCTTCGAGCGCGGCGACGCGATCGGCGGTACCTGGCGCGACAACACTTATCCCGGTGCGGCGTGCGATATTCCGTCGCGGCTGTACTCCTACAGTTTCGCGCCGAACCCGAACTGGTCGCACACCTACTCCGGCAGCAACGAAATCCTGGGCTATATCCAGACGATGGCCGCCGAATTCGGACTCGGACCGCACTTCCGATTCGGCCACAACGTGACCGGCATCGTCTTCGACGAGGCGGCCGGGCTGTGGGACATCACCATCGAAGGCCACGCAGGCACCGTGCGCGCGCGTACCGTGGTGCTCGCCTCGGGACCCCTTGCCAACGTCAGCTTCCCGAACATCCGCGGTATCGAGGACTACGCCGGGCACAAGATCCACAGTGCCCGTTGGGATCACGACTACGACTTCACCGGCAAGAAGGTAGCGGTCGTCGGCACCGGTGCGAGCGCGGTACAGATCATTCCCGAGCTGGTCGATAAGGCCGCCTCGGTCAAGGTCTTCCAGCGCACGCCCGGCTGGGTGCTGCCCCGGGTCAACCGGCGCACCAACCCCGTGACCAAGGAGCTCTATCGCCGGGTGCCCGCCGCCGAACAACTCGCTCGGCAAGCCTGGTTCTACGGACACGAGTCGGTCGCCATCGGCGTCGTCTGGAACACGCCGCTGACCAGGGTGGTCGAGCTGGTCGGGCGGGCTCAATTGCGTAGGCAGGTCAAGGATCCCTGGCTGCGGCGTCAGCTGACGCCGGACTTCCGGGCAGGCTGCAAGCGGCTGCTGATGACCGACGACTACTACCCGGCCCTGCAACGCGACAACTGCAAGCTGATCACCTGGCCCATCGCCCGCCTCTCCGAGCACGGCATCCGCACTGCGGAAGGTGTTGAGCACCAAGCTGATTGCATCGTGTTCGCGACCGGCTTCGATGTCTCCAAGACCGGTACCCCGATCCCGGTCGTCGGCCGCGACGGACGGGTACTCGCCGACGAATGGTCGCGCGGCGCGTACGCCTTCAAGAGCGTCGCGGTGTCGGGGTACCCGAACATGTTCCTCACCTTCGGGCCGAATTCCGGGCCCGGCCACAACTCGGCACTGGTGTACATGGAGGCGCAGATCGACTACCTGGTGAGTGCGATCGGCACCATCCTGGAACAGGATCTGCGGGTCCTCGACGTCAAGAAGGACCGGCAGGACCGCTACAACGCGGGCATGCAGCGCAGGCTGACCAGCACCACCTGGAACTCGGGCTGCCGCAGCTGGTACCTCACCGAGGACGGCTTCAACGCGACCATGTACCCGGGGTTCGCCACGCAGTACGTCAACCAGCTACGCACCGTAGATCTGGCCGACTACACGATCGTGCCGTCGGACGCGACCGTCCGGAAGCCCCGGATCGCGGCGGTTTCCTAG